The sequence GTCACTCATCTGCTCGTGCAACTTATGGCAGTAGCCACAGGTGATATCGGTAAACACCGTAATCACGTGCTTTTCCTGTGGTGCTTTATACACAATCATTTCGCCGCTCAATGCTTCCAACTTTTTCACCAGTGTCTGGTTGGTCACATTCACGGGCTGGCTGCCACTCACGTCATACAGCGGCCCCTGCAACAGATGTTTGCCATCAGCAGAAATATAAAGCACACCACTGTCAGTCATCACGGTACTCAAACCTGGGATAGGTGATGGTTGGATGTCTGCTTTCTGAATATCCAATTTCTTCAGAGTTTGTTGGATAGCGGCATCATCAGCATGAGCCAGGCCAGTAAGTGCGGCGATAATCATCGGCAGCAGCAATAAACTTTTTTTCATTTATAAATCCTATCTTTTTCCACACGGTAGGGTTTTCATAAAAACAACTATGCGCGCGGATGATGCTGTTGATGTAGCAACTTCAAACGTTCAGTCGCTACATGGGTATAAATCTGGGTTGTCGACAGATCACTGTGGCCCAGTAACATTTGTACCACACGTAGGTCCGCACCATGATTCAACAGGTGCGTGGCAAAAGCATGCCGCAATACGTGAGGCGAAAGCCGTTCACTATCAATACCAGCAAGGATCGCATAGTGTTTGATTCGATGCCAGAAAGTCTGCCTCGTCATTTGCTGGCTGCGGTTACTCGGGAATAATACATCCAGCGATTGACCGTTAATAAGCCACGGCCGACCATGTTCCATGTAATTCTCTATCCAGTACACCGCTTCTTCGCCCAAGGGCACCAGCCGCTCTTTATTCCCTTTACCGATAACCCGTACAACCCCTTGGCGCAAACTGACATCGCTGATGGTCAGCCCCACTAACTCCGACACCCGCAGGCCTGTGGCATAAAGCACTTCCAGCATGGCCTTATCACGCAACTCTAGCGGAATATCGACATTGGGGGAGTTGAGTAACGCATCCACCTGCGCCTCGCTTAAATCTTTCGGTAAGCGCTGTGGTAATTTCGGTGATGAAAGTAGCGCTGTCGGATCATCTTCGCGTAATTTTTCGCGGTATAAATATTGGAATAAGCGGCGCATCGCACTGAGTAAGCGAGCAGAGCTGGTGGCTTTATAGCCGCCCTCTATGCGCTCAGCAAGAAAGGACTGCAAGTCTTGCGAACCGGCGCGCAATAAATCACTGTCGTGATGTTCTAACCATCCGCTCAGCGCATGTAAATCCAAACGGTATGAGGCCAGTGTATTCCCCGCCAGATTCCGCTCCAGCCATAGGACATCAAGAAACTGTTCAATCAGCGGGTTATTTTGCTGTTGCATGACTGTTTCTCTCTTTGATTGGATAAGTAGCCATTATGCCTGATGACGAACCAAATCTGGTACACTCGATGCTATTCCTTATTAGTAATGCTATGGCTACACATCATGAAGATTGGTCTCTTTTACGGATCCAGCACCTGTTATACCGAAATGGTGGCAGAAAAAATTCGCGATATCCTGGGTGAGGATCTGGTTGATTTACATAACTTAAAAGATGTCAGCCCCGGCCGTATGGAAGAATATTCCATCTTGATTCTGGGTATCCCTACCTGGGATTTTGGTGAGCTACAGGA comes from Yersinia canariae and encodes:
- the dsbC gene encoding bifunctional protein-disulfide isomerase/oxidoreductase DsbC, whose protein sequence is MKKSLLLLPMIIAALTGLAHADDAAIQQTLKKLDIQKADIQPSPIPGLSTVMTDSGVLYISADGKHLLQGPLYDVSGSQPVNVTNQTLVKKLEALSGEMIVYKAPQEKHVITVFTDITCGYCHKLHEQMSDYNALGITVRYLAFPRQGLSSQAEKDMRSIWCMADRNKAFDEAMKGVDISPATCKTDISEHYKLGVQFGIQGTPAIVLQNGTVVPGYLEPKEMLQMLNKHQASLKAAG
- the xerD gene encoding site-specific tyrosine recombinase XerD, translating into MQQQNNPLIEQFLDVLWLERNLAGNTLASYRLDLHALSGWLEHHDSDLLRAGSQDLQSFLAERIEGGYKATSSARLLSAMRRLFQYLYREKLREDDPTALLSSPKLPQRLPKDLSEAQVDALLNSPNVDIPLELRDKAMLEVLYATGLRVSELVGLTISDVSLRQGVVRVIGKGNKERLVPLGEEAVYWIENYMEHGRPWLINGQSLDVLFPSNRSQQMTRQTFWHRIKHYAILAGIDSERLSPHVLRHAFATHLLNHGADLRVVQMLLGHSDLSTTQIYTHVATERLKLLHQQHHPRA